A DNA window from Ancylothrix sp. D3o contains the following coding sequences:
- a CDS encoding SRPBCC family protein — MKIQSQAAIEIKASPEKVFDFATNLENLPKVFKGYGVIPAICKAEIAGGGEMQQGVTRCVTNSDGSIIDEEIITLKRPTKQTYRLVKGFKPPFSFLVKSGGGDWTFTPTPNAANSTFLTWEFYFELTSPLAYPIMAFIMSSYFQKAQQLCLNEIKKNLETP, encoded by the coding sequence ATGAAAATTCAAAGCCAAGCCGCCATCGAAATCAAAGCCTCACCCGAAAAAGTCTTTGACTTTGCAACCAACCTAGAAAACTTACCCAAAGTCTTTAAAGGTTATGGAGTTATCCCCGCCATTTGCAAAGCAGAAATAGCCGGCGGAGGCGAAATGCAGCAAGGAGTAACTCGTTGCGTCACCAACTCAGACGGTTCGATCATTGATGAAGAAATTATCACACTCAAACGACCCACAAAACAAACCTATCGCCTCGTCAAAGGTTTTAAACCCCCCTTTTCATTCTTAGTAAAAAGCGGCGGCGGAGATTGGACATTTACCCCCACCCCCAACGCCGCAAACTCAACCTTTCTCACCTGGGAATTTTATTTTGAATTAACCTCGCCCCTAGCTTATCCCATCATGGCTTTTATCATGTCCAGCTACTTTCAAAAAGCACAACAACTGTGCTTAAACGAAATCAAGAAAAATCTTGAAACCCCCTAA
- a CDS encoding bestrophin family ion channel, whose protein sequence is MTSERLNWFKFVTQIKGSVIPAVLGRVWFCGFLGFIVSVLFYFKLPVNTPIFGFVPNIVIGLLLVFRTNTAYERFWEGRKLWGGLVNTVRNLARQIWVAIDEKEPQDAQEKIAVLRLLVAFAVATKLHLRGENVNSELESLMSAERYEKLKSMNNPPLEIAFWIGDYLQKQHDRGCMNSYQLAALYKLLDAMVDMLGGCERILRTPMPLAYAIHLKQLLLIYCLLLPFEVVSKLNWWTGPVVGLVTFMLFGIEEIGLEIENPFGLDANDLPLDTICGTMLRNIEDLMSLYPSVHSHSVNLAEM, encoded by the coding sequence ATAACGAGTGAAAGATTAAACTGGTTTAAATTTGTAACCCAAATCAAAGGCTCGGTTATTCCTGCTGTTTTGGGGAGGGTTTGGTTTTGTGGTTTTTTGGGGTTTATTGTCTCGGTTTTGTTTTATTTTAAGCTGCCGGTTAATACTCCGATTTTTGGGTTTGTTCCTAATATTGTGATTGGGTTGTTGTTAGTTTTTCGGACAAATACGGCCTATGAGCGGTTTTGGGAAGGACGAAAACTTTGGGGCGGTTTGGTTAATACTGTTCGCAATTTGGCTCGGCAAATTTGGGTGGCTATTGATGAAAAAGAACCCCAGGATGCTCAGGAAAAAATTGCTGTTTTGCGCTTGTTGGTGGCTTTTGCAGTGGCCACAAAATTACATTTGCGCGGCGAAAATGTTAACTCTGAGTTAGAAAGTTTAATGTCTGCCGAACGTTATGAAAAACTCAAAAGTATGAATAATCCTCCCCTAGAAATTGCGTTTTGGATTGGGGATTATTTACAAAAACAACATGACCGAGGTTGTATGAATAGCTATCAACTAGCAGCACTTTATAAACTGCTTGATGCTATGGTTGATATGTTGGGAGGCTGTGAGCGAATTTTGAGAACTCCGATGCCTTTGGCTTATGCTATCCACTTGAAACAGTTGTTGTTGATTTATTGTTTATTGTTGCCTTTTGAAGTTGTGAGTAAGTTAAATTGGTGGACGGGGCCGGTGGTTGGTTTAGTGACTTTTATGTTGTTTGGAATTGAGGAAATTGGCCTGGAAATTGAAAATCCTTTTGGGTTAGACGCAAATGATTTACCGCTGGATACTATCTGCGGGACGATGTTACGAAATATCGAAGATTTAATGTCTCTCTACCCTAGTGTTCACTCTCATTCTGTTAATTTGGCGGAGATGTAG
- the pheS gene encoding phenylalanine--tRNA ligase subunit alpha has translation MSTTALSDLEAQLDTLLHEGQQAITSADSLERLEELRVGYFGKKGQLSKILGGMGRLDAADRPRIGAIANQVKDALQGDLDAKRSALESAAIQAQLESETLDVTMPAVFRPQGRIHPLNGMIDRVLDIFVGLGYTVATGPEMESDYYNFEALNTPPDHPARDMQDTFYLPDGNLLRTHTSSVQIRYMENHKPPIRIVAPGRVYRRDTVDATHAAVFHQVELLAIDEGLTFNDLKGTLKEFLRQIFGEDLEIRFRASYFPFTEPSAEVDVKWKGKWLEVLGCGMVDPNVLKQVGYDPEKYTGFAAGFGVERFAMVLHQIDDIRRVYASDLRFLRQF, from the coding sequence ATGAGTACGACTGCGCTTTCAGATTTAGAGGCTCAATTGGATACGCTGCTTCACGAGGGGCAGCAGGCGATTACCAGTGCTGATAGTTTAGAACGTTTGGAAGAGTTACGGGTTGGCTATTTTGGGAAAAAGGGTCAACTTTCTAAGATTTTGGGCGGGATGGGCCGGTTGGATGCTGCTGATCGGCCTCGAATTGGGGCCATTGCAAATCAGGTAAAGGATGCGCTGCAAGGTGATTTGGATGCGAAGCGGTCAGCCCTAGAATCGGCTGCTATTCAAGCCCAGCTTGAGTCAGAAACGCTGGATGTGACGATGCCGGCGGTGTTTCGTCCTCAAGGTCGAATTCATCCTTTAAATGGAATGATTGACCGGGTTTTGGATATTTTTGTGGGGTTGGGTTATACGGTGGCCACCGGCCCGGAAATGGAGAGTGATTATTATAATTTTGAGGCTTTGAATACGCCGCCGGATCATCCTGCTAGGGATATGCAGGATACGTTTTATTTGCCTGATGGAAATTTGTTACGGACTCATACTTCGTCTGTGCAAATTCGCTATATGGAAAATCACAAACCTCCGATTAGAATTGTGGCACCAGGTCGGGTTTACCGGCGAGATACGGTGGATGCTACTCATGCGGCGGTTTTCCATCAAGTTGAGCTTTTGGCGATAGATGAGGGGTTGACTTTTAATGACCTCAAGGGAACTTTGAAGGAGTTTTTACGGCAAATTTTTGGGGAAGATTTAGAGATTCGTTTCCGTGCTAGTTATTTCCCGTTTACGGAACCTTCGGCGGAGGTTGATGTTAAGTGGAAGGGTAAATGGTTGGAGGTTCTGGGCTGCGGTATGGTTGACCCCAATGTGTTAAAACAGGTAGGTTATGACCCTGAAAAATACACGGGTTTTGCAGCCGGTTTTGGGGTAGAACGTTTCGCTATGGTTTTGCACCAAATTGATGATATCCGCCGCGTTTATGCTAGTGATTTGCGCTTTTTACGGCAGTTTTAA
- the surE gene encoding 5'/3'-nucleotidase SurE produces MKLLLSNDDGIFSLGIRSLANTLAAAGHDVSVVCPDQERSATGHGLTLHQPIRAEIVESIFHPAVKAWSCSGTPADCVKLALWALLDSKPDFVLSGINQGQNLGSDILYSGTVSAAMEGLLEGIPSIAFSLASYTLREFKPAAQYAKQLLDDLQNNPLPALMLLNVNIPPVNSEEIAGVALTRLGVRRYIDVFQKRVDPRGKTYYWLAGEVLEEVEQPHDLHLPAGIPTDVEKIRHNYITLTPLHYNLTDGPALQKLLTWQIPNLQS; encoded by the coding sequence ATGAAACTCCTTTTAAGCAACGACGACGGCATATTTTCCCTCGGTATTCGCAGCCTCGCTAACACCCTAGCCGCCGCCGGCCATGATGTTAGCGTCGTATGTCCAGATCAAGAACGTTCAGCAACCGGACACGGCCTCACTCTCCACCAACCCATCCGCGCCGAAATTGTTGAGTCTATCTTTCACCCCGCCGTCAAAGCCTGGTCTTGTTCGGGAACCCCCGCCGACTGCGTAAAACTGGCACTATGGGCCTTACTTGACTCTAAACCTGATTTTGTACTCTCTGGCATCAACCAAGGCCAAAACCTCGGCAGTGATATCCTCTACTCCGGCACCGTTTCCGCCGCAATGGAAGGGCTACTTGAAGGCATCCCCAGTATCGCTTTCAGCCTCGCTTCCTATACTCTGCGAGAGTTTAAACCGGCAGCCCAATACGCCAAACAGCTACTCGATGACCTTCAAAACAACCCCTTACCGGCCCTGATGTTATTAAATGTCAACATTCCACCGGTCAACAGCGAAGAAATTGCCGGTGTCGCCCTCACCCGTCTGGGAGTACGCCGGTATATCGATGTCTTTCAAAAACGAGTAGATCCGCGTGGCAAAACTTATTACTGGCTGGCCGGTGAAGTCCTCGAAGAAGTCGAACAACCCCATGACTTACATTTACCGGCCGGCATTCCCACCGATGTCGAAAAAATCCGCCACAACTACATCACCCTCACGCCCCTACACTACAACCTTACCGACGGCCCAGCTTTACAAAAATTACTAACTTGGCAAATTCCCAATCTCCAAAGCTAA